The genomic region gagcacaatgcccctcacaagcacttctccggagcgccgcacaagcttcttgcgcgcttcgacggagaccaccaccaagccatctaggaggtggcaacctccaagagtaacaagcaccaccggcttgcaactcgatcacctaatgccactcgatgcaaccttacgatgcaatcgcactagaatcgctcactcacacaatcgaatgatcactatcaagtatatgtgtgatggagggcttccaagcactcacaagcatggacactaagtccccttaggtgctctcttaccagccatggccgaaggccacttctatttatagccccaagggctaaactagccgttaccccttcactgggcaaaaatcgggccgaccggacgctccggtcatgttgaccggacgctggacctcagcgtccgattgcccgcagatggccacgtgtcccgattccaacggtcacttgacctgaccggacgcagcagcttcaactgaccggacgctgaatcctcagcgtccggtcgtttccagtaagctccccgaggcgtatttcttcgaccggacgcgtccggtccaccttgaccggacgcagaccagcgtccgatgcaatACCCTtggtactgtgccgaccgaccagctcgaccggacgcatgctgccagcgtccgctgctttcagacccagcgtccggtcagttgaccgacgccagcgtcttcgcgacgaactcgttttcacttctaacttcttcactcttgctccaatgtgccaaccacaagaacttgcatccagcgcaatagaaaataggcattccatttttccgaaagcgccgaatcccatctcacccctgcaaacaccacctcctttgtaaatgtgccaacatcaccaagtgtacaccaccatgtgtatgtgtgttagcttttcacaatcatttcccaaaggatgttagccactcaacttgccatgccactcgatcctagcgacgatgcaaagttagatcactcgagtggcactagatgacgatatgcaaacaagtttgcccctcttgatagtacgtccatctatcctaaacccggtcataaacttctctacacacctatgaccggtgaaatgaaatgccctaggttatacctttgccttgcgtattccattccatctccttcaatgtcgatgcaacacatgcaccaacacgatcaacaatgatatgatccacttcatatcatcacgtaatcatattagttcatcgatcttgacttcacttgctcttcaccgttgccatcgtccatcggcgccaagtcttgctcaagcttcaccgccacgcggtccatcactccaaagcctttgacttgcccttcacgcttgcaaccggtccatcaagccaagtcttgtcttgatcttctccaccttgatcacatgacaatgtcatgtctcatgtgcaataagctccttcatcatcacatgtgtgagctttgcaacatctccaagctattttcacctccatggcatatgttgctcatacacatgtacctgtggactaatcacctgtgtatctcacataaacacaattagtccacctaagttgtcactcaattaccaaaaccaaacaaggacctttcagacacGTGCCCCTTTTTTCTAGGGTCCAATATAGAAGTCTAGATACGAGGAGTTGCTAGCTACCGGGGATATGGGTGTTGCCCAACGAGACACTCTAGAAGGAGGTATCGACAAGGGAGACACTCTAGAAGGAGGTATCGACAAGGCCTTGGTGTTGCCTAGTAGTGAGACTACCTGGATGGAGGCTTCGGTGTTGCCCGAGGAGACCGTATGGAAATAACTATCGACAAGACTTCGCTTGCACTTCGGCACCATGTTGAGCTCACCAAGCGTTTGTCGGGCTTGCTTTGAGGCGACGATGGCATACAAGAGGGGCGACGCTTACTTCGACTGCGTTGACCTAATGGACGCCATAGTGCCCCTGAGGACGTCGAGGGCGAAAGGATGGCACCGACAACTTTCACCAATCACCAGTcgatggtggtggagacgctccTCGCCTCTAACTTCGGAGCAGGAGGGGACGAGGAGCGGGGAAAGAGGCCTAGATGGCCCGAAGCTTGAGATGAGGAGGCAATGGGAAAGCGAAGTGGCAGCGACGGTGGATCACGATCGGTGGCGGAACAGAAGACTATGTTATCCGTTAATAGCTCGCTACAACATGATATATGATGTTATATAGTTATTTTCTTAAACAATAATAGGCTATGTGCATTTTAGTTATGCAAAAAGGTTAGAAGGTTTTAGAGATAATATTACCTCGATGTATTAGCTAGTCGGAGGGTCAACAAATTAGATTTCTTTGTCTTAAAAAAACATTGAAGATTAGTCACCAGGGGCGCGGAGCTATATTCCACGTGgtgggtgcggccacacccacGCAAAATTTAAAAGAAAGTAGAAAGAGCTAAACTTTCACCATAGTATACCCCTATGACATAGATCCTTGCACCCATAAGGCAAGACGGATCCTCATCGGATTTGCTATAGCTCCGCCTCTGTTAGTCGGTACAAGTGCTAAGTAGATACTAAGAGCTTATTAAGAGATTACTCCTCATATAAGAGAAACAATCAGGACAACCAAGAAAAATAACAAAAAGGGTGAAAAATAAGAATTTTAAGAGAATACCGCGTCCAGTTTTTAATTTCTTCCTCCACCTACTTTGTGGTATGGACTTGTGGTGGTGATGCATGTGAAGTCTCATCTCGCCGCCGCTGGTTTCCATCACCAGATCAGCCTGGTATGGAGAGAGCACACAGTGTGTTGGACAACTTTTAATTTGGAGCTCGATGATGCACACACCCACACCCCATGACCCATGTGCTCGGCCTGCTTCTCGGggtcttgcattgcattgcagcCATGCATTCGTGCAGGGTAGCTATAAAAAACTCAGTTCGGACAGCTGCACACGGCCTTCATCAACCAATCTCTGTAGCGCATGCAGATGATATCACTCCATACATGACGGATACGTACACCGATCGAGCACAAGAACACACGATTGCCTGGGGCCGTATTGCAACCACGCATGCGGCCCCGATCGATTCtctgcacgcacgcacgcacgcacgcacggtcTCAGTGTATGAGTGCAGTGACAGACGCACTTGTGTTGTGTGATTGCCCAAGAATGGACCGACCGGCCGCCGTCCGCCTGGGCAGAGAGCTGCCTCGTCTTGacatggtcgtggtcgtggtcgtggtggcGGTCGTCGTGGTCGGACCCTCCTCACCGTGGAAAGGTGCAATGTATCCGTACCGTATGTTGCCCTGCAGCACGCTGGCCCATATGTCTACTCGACTAGCTAGGGCAGCTAGCTAGCAAGCTACTGTtgcaagatcaagatcatgtcgATGATGGAGTAGATGCGAATTGAAGATATTTTTCAGAGACATTACTCATTAGTGCGCCGCAGTGGACCATGCGATAGACATGTATGCCCAGCTGGCCAGCTTCAGCCTTTTCGCTTGAGCGTATTTTGTTTATAAGTCATAACTTATTAactaacgaataatatttttctctcacataaaatcggctaacggtactttcagccataatttatgatccaaacaagcccaaacaaacacACAGGACGGCTTGATGATCGTCATATCACCAACAAGAAACTGCTACTGGAGTACTACTACTACAGTGTACTCCGTACGTACTACAAGTAGCTAGTAGCGCCACTAATGTTTccatcattcttgatcttgattgCCTAAAGTTTTTCTTTATTTGGTAGGCGTTGTTGCCTGCCAAAGTTGCCGTTGGCTCCATGCTGATACTGAGCTGGTCTGAGCTATAAGAAGGCAAGCTTGGCTCTCACAGGTCGCCACAGCTCTTCAGTTCACACTCATTGAGCGAGCTAAACAGCAAACATCTACTAGAACACTCTAGCAGCAGCTCAGTGATCAGTCTTCAGTAGCTAGTGAAATCTTGTTCATTCAGAGTAGATACTTGTGCAATCATCAACATATCTAGAGAGATCATGGCGGGAAAGCTAGGACACCTGATGACGAGGCTGCACCTGACGAGGAGCCGATCGCCGGcatcggcagcggcggcggacgTGCCGCGGGGCCACCTGGCGGTGTACGTGGGCGAGGGGCGGAAGCGGCTGGTGATCCCGACGGCGTGCCTCAGCCACCCGGCCTTCGTGACGCTGCTGAAGCGGGTGGAGGACGAGTTCGGCTTCGACCACCGCTGCGGCGGCCTCACCATCCCCTGCGCGTCGGAAGGCGACTTCGCCGACATAGTCAGCGCCGTGGATGAGCACCACCACCATCACTGATGAGGAGTGATGATCGTGCCCGCGCCGATCGAGTCGGTCGATCGAGCTCTGATCGTTTGATTCCGCTTCCAGTTCCAGCTAGCTAGGATAAATTTTTTCTTGGGGTGTCGTAGCAGCAATAGTACTAGGGGTTTGCTTGACACAGTAAAGATTATGATTGGAAATTGGAATAAACTCTTCTCTCATCCAGGTGTAGTATCAGAAATCCGTAGCAATGGAAATGAGATTCCAAGCCATCAAAATTCAGGAAACGTTTACATACCTTCTGTCTTCTTATGGGTCTatttagtactccctccgttctaaatttaAGACGTTTTGACtgttctagatatattatttttaccatgtatttagacatagtgtatatctaaatacataacaGAAACCATATATCTAGAAAttttggaatgaagggagtagCTTATAAGCTGCTTATAGCCAAAATAAGCTAAAACTAAAAGGCAAACAGTCCTGTAGTTTAGTCTGGCCACGTTTATTCACACCACCCTATTTGTACTAAAAAGTAGAAAACGGCTCAGACCTGCTTATTCTGATCACACTAGCTTTTACTCTATTTGTGTAGCTTTTTTTAAGAAGCGCTTCCAGGAGAAGCTATACCAAACAAGATGTAGGCATGTTCGGTAGCTTGTTTTCATAGTTGTTGGGGTTGCTGCTGCAGCTGCCtcctcacagaacactattcTAACAGCCACCGGTAGCCTTTTTAGTTTTTACAGGTAGCCGAAcaggtgtgtgtgtatatatatagcgCTCGGCTTCACCACCTAAGAGGGTGTCCTTCTCAAGAACACAGATCCCCCTCCCGTGTCAACAACGACCTTATTATTGTTGTCCTCATAGACTAAGCTTCCATTGGCGCGCATCTTGAAGCTTAGGGTGGAGGTCAGATGGAGCAGTTGCCAGTTGGACGTTGAGCAGAAGCAAGGTTGAATCCCAGAGCATGCACTGGAAGAGGGGATTTGCGAGAAGCGATGGATGTGCCACGTCATCAAGCGGTGGTGGGACGAGCTCACCGATGGTTGATGCTAAGCTAGACACATGGTCTTGCCACGACTCGACATCATCATTAAGGTTGTTTTGTGACCTCAAGGGTAATTTTATGAACTGTTTGCTTTCCTTTCTAAATTGATAGGCATAGCTCATGACATTGCTCTTAAAACAAAAATTCCACCCTTGTCTACCTTAGGAAGTGTCTAGCCAACACTTGAGGGTTTTACTGGCGGAGAACACTCAATTTTTTCATTGTTTTTCTTTCTCGTCGCCCCCGCCACCTCCCATCGCCCGGTGGCGGCCGCGCTAAGGTTTCACCGGAGCTCCAGCGAAGCCCTAGCATGGCCGCGGCGGCCTCCTTttccccctcccctcctccttctTTGGTGGTGAGCTCTGGCCATGGGCGCCCTCGCCCtgaccgcctccgccgccgctaaGACCCGAACGCCGCCCTCCTGCCGTCCCCATCTCCTGGCTGGCCTGCCTCCCCCGATTTCCCCTTCTAAGGCCACCAGATTTGGAGAAGAAGAGAGTGAGAGGACGGTGAGAGAGGTCATGCAGGTGAGGGGAAATTGAGTGTCCAACACTCGGTTGTTGGATAACATTTCTCCTAGTTTAATCATGTCCTCGCATACTGTCACAATTTTGGTGTAATTTTTAGGTAGAATTAGTGTAATTAAAAATTCAggtgtcactagtagagaaatgacctttgatcccaccgcgaaatttggctttagtcccggtatttttcgcgcccgagaGTAGacagacatttagtcccggtttgtagctccaaccgggactaaaggtccctgcccaacggctactgcgacaggct from Miscanthus floridulus cultivar M001 unplaced genomic scaffold, ASM1932011v1 fs_550_7_8, whole genome shotgun sequence harbors:
- the LOC136532223 gene encoding auxin-induced protein 15A-like, which produces MAGKLGHLMTRLHLTRSRSPASAAAADVPRGHLAVYVGEGRKRLVIPTACLSHPAFVTLLKRVEDEFGFDHRCGGLTIPCASEGDFADIVSAVDEHHHHH